In Apis cerana isolate GH-2021 linkage group LG6, AcerK_1.0, whole genome shotgun sequence, the following are encoded in one genomic region:
- the LOC107993735 gene encoding cysteine--tRNA ligase, cytoplasmic produces MAKRIQPSWVPPQRKNSSVLKLYNSLTRNKEIFVPQFGNHILWYSCGPTVYDASHMGHARSYMSFDIIRRVLSDYFGYDILYVMNITDIDDKIIKRARQNYLYEKYIKENHTLDKILDDAKNVMYIFEDIVKSTTDIDKKYILQNILCNVEKAIENLEDAVKLKDEDKMKEFQELLLKEVRDPLAEWLDKEKGAMVTEHSIFTKLSQHWEQEFHKDMDSLNILRPNVLTRVSEYIPEIIEFIKKIIENGIAYESNGSVYFDVSTFNKQDKHYYAKLVPEAYGDTLSLQEGEGDLSTLKISEKKSSIDFALWKCSKEGEPWWESPWGKGRPGWHIECSVMASIICGESLDIHTGGVDLKFPHHDNEMAQAEAYFNNSNWVRYFLHSGHLTIAGCKMSKSLKNFITIQDALKKYSARQLRLAFLLHSWKDTLDYSDNTMHMAIQYEKFLNEFFLNVKCKIRSLGSETNINTFIKWTNFEIELNEKFYNARDFVHNALCDNIDTKSALDAIRDLVTDCNIYMKEIKQPNTLLLRDVAVYITKMFTIFGTISYSHDAIGFPIDSNIVKLNVEQAVMPYLEILANFREKVRNHAKTLKASTILEECDILRDDILPNIGVRLEDSNNEICKIKLVNREDLLKEKESKKQMELEKMLEKEKKKAEIAAAAVIKEAQRKIPPSEIFKLERDKYSRFDSNGLPTHDINGKEISKGQIKKLQKLQQAQEKRYNEYLASI; encoded by the exons atggcaaaaagAATACAACCATCCTGGGTTCCAccacaaagaaaaaatagctCAGttcttaaattgtataatagcTTAactagaaataaagaaatatttgttccTCAATTTggaaatcatatattatggTATAGTTGTGGACCTACTGTTTATGATGCATCACATATGGGACATGCTag atCATACATgtcttttgatataataagaCGTGTATTATCTGATTATTTtggatatgatattttatatgtgatGAATATTACTGATatagatgataaaattataaaaagagctagacaaaattatttatatgaaaaatatataaaagaaaatcatacgcttgataaaattttggatgatgcaaaaaatgtaatgtatatCTTTGAAGATATTGTAAAGAGTACAACTGATatagataagaaatatatattacagaatatattGTGTAATGTAGAGAAAGCTATTGAAAATCTTGAAGATGCAGTAAAACTTAAAGATGAAGATAAAATGAAGGAATTTCAAGaa ttattattaaaagaagtaCGAGATCCTTTGGCAGAATGGTTGGATAAAGAAAAAGGTGCTATGGTTACAgaacattcaatttttaccaAATTATCACAACATTGGGAACAGGAATTTCACAAAGATATGGAttctttaaat atattaagaCCAAATGTTTTGACTAGAGTTAGTGAATACATACcagaaattatagaatttattaaaaaaattatagaaaatggaATTGCATATGAAAGTAATGGTTCTGTATATTTTGATGTTTctacttttaataaacaagATAAACATTATTATGCCAAACTTGTTCCAGAAGCATATGGTGATACATTGAGTTTACAAGAAGGAGAgg gagattTAAGCACTTTAAagatatctgaaaaaaaatcgtcAATTGATTTTGCACTTTGGAAATGTTCAAAAGAAGGAGAGCCATGGTGGGAAAGTCCTTGGGGTAAAGGACGACCTGGTTGGCATATAGAGTGTTCAGTTATGGCATCTATAATTTGTGGAGAAAGTTTAGATATTCATACTGGAGGAGTAGATTTAAAGTTTCCCCATCATGATAATGAAATGGCACAAGCAGAAGCGtactttaataattctaattgggttagatattttcttcattctgGTCATTTGACCATAGCAGGATGTAAAATGtctaaatcattaaaaaattttattactatacaagatgcattaaaaaaatattcagcaAGACAACTTAGGCTTGCATTTCTTTTACATTCATGGAAAGATACATTAGATTATAGTGATAATACCATGCATATGGCtattcaatatgaaaaatttttgaat gaattctttttaaatgtaaaatgtaaaattagatCTTTGGGTTCCGAAACGAATatcaatacttttattaaatggactaattttgaaatagaattaaatgaaaaattttataatgccaGAGATTTTGTACATAATGCATTATGTG ATAATATTGATACAAAGAGCGCACTTGATGCAATTAGAGACCTTGTGAcggattgtaatatttatatgaaagaaattaaacaacCAAATACATTATTACTTAGAGATGTTGcagtttatattacaaaaatgtttACTATATTTGGTACTATATCATATTCACACGATGCTATTGGTTTTCCAATAGATAGTAATATcgtgaaattaaat GTCGAACAGGCTGTTATGCCATATCTTGAAATTTTGGCAAATTTCCGTGAGAAAGTAAGAAATCATGCTAAAACTTTGAAAGCTAGTACTATTCTTGAAGAATGTGATATATTACGTGACGATATTTTACCAAATATTGGAGTTCGTTTAGAGGAtagtaataatgaaatttgtaaaattaaactagTAAATAGAGAAgatcttttaaaagaaaaagaatctaagAAGCAAatggaattagaaaaaatgctagaaaaagaaaagaaaaaagcagaAATTGCTGCGGCAGCTGTAATAAAAGAAGCACAAAGGAAAATTCCCCCTTCTGAGATATTTAAGTtagaaagagataaatattCTCGATTTGATAGCAAC gGTTTACCGACGCATGATATCAATGGTAAAGAAATTAGTAAAggacaaataaaaaaactgcAAAAGCTTCAACAAGCGCAAGAAAAGAGATATAATGAATATCTCGcttctatttaa